A genomic region of Antennarius striatus isolate MH-2024 chromosome 16, ASM4005453v1, whole genome shotgun sequence contains the following coding sequences:
- the mrpl12 gene encoding large ribosomal subunit protein bL12m isoform X1, with amino-acid sequence MYCTRHSLRAALRAAANAPRQRLQRHTPALSGLRLLKTSPASHSEAIATPPLDGAPKEYSPKIQQLVSDIASLTLLEVSDLNELLKKTLNIKDIGMMSMAASAVAAAPAAEEDLAPVKKERTHFTVKLTEVNASEKVKLIKEVKNCIQGLNLVQAKKLVDSLPQDIRANVPKEEAEKLKAALEAVGGTVVLE; translated from the exons ATGTACTGTACCAGACATTCCCTCCGGGCTGCGCTGCGGGCTGCAGCAAACGCACCCCG GCAACGGCTTCAACGACACACACCGGCTTTGAGTGGTCTCAGGCTATTGAAGACCAGTCCAGCCAGTCACTCAGAAGCCATCGCCACCCCTCCACTAGATGGAGCACCCAAAGAGTATTCCCCCAAAATCCAACAGCTTGTTAGCGACATTGCCAGCCTCACTTTGTTAGAGGTTTCAGATCTCAACGAGCTCCTTAAG AAAACTCTGAACATTAAGGACATTGGAATGATGTCAATGGCTGCATCAGCTGTTGCTGCAGCTCCG GCTGCAGAAGAGGATTTGGCACCAGTAAAGAAAGAGAGGACTCACTTCACAGTCAAATTGACAGAAGTGAATGCATCAGAAAAAGTCAAACTTATAAAGGAAGTGAAGAACTGCATTCAAGGCTTGAATCTGGTGCAG GCTAAGAAACTAGTAGATTCTCTTCCTCAAGATATTCGGGCCAACGTACCGAAAGAAGAGGCAGAGAAACTGAAGGCAGCTCTGGAGGCAGTAGGAGGCACGGTGGTGCTGGAGTAA
- the mrpl12 gene encoding large ribosomal subunit protein bL12m isoform X2 codes for MQRLQRHTPALSGLRLLKTSPASHSEAIATPPLDGAPKEYSPKIQQLVSDIASLTLLEVSDLNELLKKTLNIKDIGMMSMAASAVAAAPAAEEDLAPVKKERTHFTVKLTEVNASEKVKLIKEVKNCIQGLNLVQAKKLVDSLPQDIRANVPKEEAEKLKAALEAVGGTVVLE; via the exons AT GCAACGGCTTCAACGACACACACCGGCTTTGAGTGGTCTCAGGCTATTGAAGACCAGTCCAGCCAGTCACTCAGAAGCCATCGCCACCCCTCCACTAGATGGAGCACCCAAAGAGTATTCCCCCAAAATCCAACAGCTTGTTAGCGACATTGCCAGCCTCACTTTGTTAGAGGTTTCAGATCTCAACGAGCTCCTTAAG AAAACTCTGAACATTAAGGACATTGGAATGATGTCAATGGCTGCATCAGCTGTTGCTGCAGCTCCG GCTGCAGAAGAGGATTTGGCACCAGTAAAGAAAGAGAGGACTCACTTCACAGTCAAATTGACAGAAGTGAATGCATCAGAAAAAGTCAAACTTATAAAGGAAGTGAAGAACTGCATTCAAGGCTTGAATCTGGTGCAG GCTAAGAAACTAGTAGATTCTCTTCCTCAAGATATTCGGGCCAACGTACCGAAAGAAGAGGCAGAGAAACTGAAGGCAGCTCTGGAGGCAGTAGGAGGCACGGTGGTGCTGGAGTAA